GACGAAGGTGAAGAGCGAAGCCGCGATCAGATTCGACGGACTCCGCGCACTGCTTGTCGAGGATAATGCGATAAATATGGAAATAGCGAATCTGCTGCTGACGCGAGCGGGCTTCGCGATCGACAAGGCGGAAAACGGTCAGATCGCGGTCGACAAGGTCGCCGGTTCAGAAGGCGGTTATTACGACGTGATTCTGATGGACGTTCAGATGCCTGTTATGGACGGCTATTCAGCCGCGCGCGCGATTCGTTCGCTTCCCGATCCGACGCTTTCGAGGATACCGATCATCGCAATGACCGCCAATGCCTTCCGCGAGGATATTGCGACGGCGGAGGAAGCGGGTATGAACGGTCATATCGCCAAGCCGCTGAACGTCGGGGATATGTTCTCCACGCTGAAGAGCGTTATGGATAAGAAAGAGCAGGGGCTTATCTGACCGCTGCCGACACAGGAATAACAAAAGGATCCGAACCGCGCGGGATTCGGATCCTTTGCATATACGCTTTTATTCTTCGTCTGCCGTTTGCGATTCTTCGTTTTTCTCTTCCGCTTCGGATCCGTCCGCGGCTTCGGGCTCGCCCTTTATCAGTGCGATCGCGGTTATGACCGCGACGACGACGTTCGCGACGGCGGCGATGTAATTCTTTATCATAATGCTGAAGGTGAGGTACATCAGCATGTTTATTATAAACGCGATCTTCAGCAGGCGAACGTTTTCCTTGAACTGAAACACGGCGATCGAGTATTCGAGGTTCGCGGCGATCGGCAGCCAGCCGAGCAGGCCGAGGTTGTTGAAAACGATCCCGAGCGCGACGCCGAGCAGGATGAGTATCCATTCGACTGCCTTGCTCTTTATCCGCTTCATCGCGGCGAAGTTGCGGAGTATCGCGACGCCGTTCTGCACGGTGCTGCTGTAGCCCTTCAGGATTATCGTGCCGACGCCGTAAAAGACCTGGCTCAGCGTCTGGAAGGCGAGCATGCGGTTGTGCTTCTTCTGCGTGCCGCTTATCGAATCCGTGACGGCGGCGCAAAGACTGCAAACGTTGCCGACTATAATATCGTTCATTCGCCGCTCCTCATCTGTTTCCCAGCTGCCAGTAGGCGATCGCGCTCGCGGCGGCAACGTTGAGCGAGTCGACGCCGTGGGACATCGGAATCTTCACTGTATAGTCGCAGGCGGCGACGGTAGCTTCGGCGAGCCCGTCGCCCTCTGTGCCGAGTATTATAGCGAGCTTTTCCTCCGCGGCGAGCGCGGGGGAGTCGATGGCGACGGAGTCGTTTTTCAGCGCCATCGCGACGGTCTTGAAGCCGTGTTCCTTCAGTATTTCGAGGCCGGGGTGCGGCCAGTCGGTCGTTTCTTCGCCGACGTGCGCCCACGGCGTCTGGAAAACGGTGCCCATGCTGACGCGGATGCAGCGGCGGTAAAGCGGATCGCAGCAGCCGGGAGTCAGCAGCACCGCGTCCATGCCGAGCGCCGCGGCAGAGCGGTATATCGCGCCGAGGTTCGTCGGGTTTACGACGTTTTCGAGAACGGTAACGCGGGTCGCGCCGCGCAGTACTTCTTCGGCGGACAGCTCCGGCTTGCGCCGCATGGCGCAGAGGACTCCGCGCGTCAGTTTGAAGCCGGTCAACTCGGAAAGCACCTCCATCGAGGAGGTGTAAAGCGGTATATCCCCACAGCGTTCGAGCACGTCGGCGGTCTTGGCGATCTGACTGCGTTCCATCAGCAGCGAAAGCGGCGTGAAGCCCGCGTCGAGCGCGCGGTGTATGACGTTCGGGCTCTCGGCGATGAATATGCCGCATTCGGGCTTGTTCTGATGGAAGAGCTCGCGCTCGGTCAGCTTCGCGTAGTCTTCAAGTCCCGGCGCGGAGAGGTCTGTAACTTCGATTATGTTCGGCATAGTGTCGGTTCTTTCTGTATGTTTTTGCGCAGTATAAGCACAAGCATATTTTAACAACCGGATCAGTGTTTGTCAATAATAAGCACAAAGCGGGCAGCGACTCGTTATAATTACCGGTATCGGCGAAAAAGCGGGCTGACGGTGTCAGTCCGCTTTTTGATGCGGCGATTGCATTTGTATCATAACTAAAGTTTGAAGAAATCCGATAATCTATTATTTGAATTGTTCGGAAAAACTTTGTTCAAAACGGTTTTTTCTTGTGTCCGCGGGTATTTTTGTCGGATATCTGCCGTCGAAGCACGCGCTGCAGTAACCGGAGTTACCGGCCAGCTCGCAAAGGCACCCGACGGGCAGGTAGCCGAGGGAGTCGGCGCCGATTATCTCCGCGATCTCGGGGATCGAATGGTGACACGCGATCAGGTTTTCACGCGAGTCTATATCCGTTCCGTAGAAGCACGGGAAGCGGAACGGCGGCGCGGAAACGCGCATATGTATCTCCTTCGCACCCGCGCTTCTGAGCAGAGAAACGATGCGCGCGCAGGTCGTTCCGCGGACGATCGAGTCGTCGATAAGCACGATACGCTTGCCGCTCACGACTTCTCTTACCGCCGAAAGCTTTAAGCTCACCATATCGCCCCTGCCCTTCGGCGCGATGAAGGTCCTGCCGACGTATTTATTCTTGACGAGCCCGGTATCGTAGGGTATGCCGGATTCGCGGCTGTAACCGAGGGCGGCGTCGATACCGGAGTCCGGCACGCCGATAACGAGATCGGCGTTGACCCGGTGCGTCCGCGCGAGCACCCTGCCGGCGTTTATCCGCGCCGCGGACACCGACCGCCCGTCGACGACGGAATCGGGACGCGCAAAGTAGATATACTCAAAAACGCAGAGCTTCTTCTCCGCTTTTCCGCAGTGCTCGCGGCGGGATTCAATACCGTCTTTGCCGAAAACGAGTATCTCGCCCGGCTCGATATCCCGCACGAACTCCGCGCCGACCGCGGTCAGCGCACAGCTTTCGGAGGCGGCGACGTACGTTCCGTCTTCGGTTTTTCCGTAGCAGAGCGGGCGGAAGCCGTGCGGATCTCTGGCGCAGACGAGCTTTTGCGGAGACATTATCACGAGCGAGTACGCGCCCTGCAGAATATCCATCGCGCGGCTGACCGCTTCTTCCGTCGACGGCGCGGCGAGGCGCTCCCTCGTGATTATATACGCGATCGTTTCGGTGTCGCTCGTGGTATGGAATATCGCGCCGGAACGCTCCAGCGCGGAGCGCAGCTCCGCGGCGTTGGAGAGGTTGCCGTTATGCGCGATCGCCATACAGCCCTTGCGGTGGTTGACTTCTATCGGCTGGCAGTTGCGGCGGTCGGTTCCGCCGGTGGTACCGTAGCGCACGTGCGCGACCGCGATCGTCCCCTTCGGGAACGACGCAAGCGTTTCCGGAGTGAAGACGTCGCCGACGACGCCGAGATCCTTGCGCGACGTAAACACGCCGCCGTCGCCGACGACAATGCCGCAGCTTTCCTGACCTCTGTGCTGCAGGGCGTAAAGCCCGTAGTAGCAGAGGCCCGCCGCGTCCGTCGGCGTTTCCGACATCATGCCGAAGACGCCGCATTCTTCGCGTATACCCATTATTCGCCCTTTCCTGAATGCCTGAACGCCGCGCCGATGAAGCCGAGGAAGAGCGGGTGCGGCTTATTCGGGCGGGATTTGAACTCCGGGTGGTACTGAACGCCGACGTAGAACGGGCGTTCGGTAAGCTCGACCGTTTCGACGAGAAGTCCGTCCGGCGACGTGCCGCTGAGCGTCAGCCCGCATTCGCTCAAAACGCCGCGGTAGTCGTTGTTGAACTCGTAGCGGTGGCGGTGGCGTTCGCTGATGCGCGGCGTTCCGTAGCAGCGTTCCATGGTCGTGCCCGGGGCAATATCGCACGGGTACGCGCCGAGCCGGAGCGTGCCGCCCTTGTCGACCTCGTCGCTCTGGCCGGGCATGAAGTCGATTACCTTATGGGCGCAGTTCTCGTCGAACTCGCCGGAGTTCGCGTCCGCGATGCCGGCGACGTTTCTGGCGTATTCGATGACCGCGATCTGCATACCGAGGCAGATGCCGAAATAAGGCAGCCGCTTCTCGCGCGCGTACTCCGCGGCGGTTATCATTCCTTCGACGCCGCGGCCGCCGAAGCCGCCGGGCACGATTATTCCGTCGAGGCCGGCGAAGGTCTCTTCCGCGTTCTCCTCGGTGACGGCTTCGGAATCTATCCAGTGTATCTTTATGTGAGTGTTGTAGTAGTAGCCCGCGTGGCGCATCGCCTCGGCGACGGAAAGATACGCGTCGTGAAGCGCGACGTATTTGCCGACCAGCCCGATATGCACCGTGTAGGGCCTCGCCTTTATCCGCGCCACCATCGCCGACCAGTCGGCAAGATCGGGTTCGCCCGCGTTCAGCCCGAGTTCGCGGCAGACGACCGCGGAGAAGCCCGACTTCTCAAGCATCAGCGGCGCTTCGTAAAGATTCGGCAGCGTGATGTTCTCTATAACGCAGTCCTTCTTGACGTTGCAGAAGAGCGATATCTTGTCGAATATGCTCTCTTCGAGCGGCTCATCGCAGCGCAGGATGATTATGTTCGGATTGACGCCCATCCCCTGCAGCTCCTTGACGGAGTGCTGGGTCGGCTTCGTCTTGTGCTCCTCCGAGCCGTGCAGGTACGGAACGAGCGTGACGTGTATGAAAAGACTGTTTTCGCGCCCGACCTCGAGCGAAATCTGCCTCGCCGCCTCGATGAACGGCTGGGATTCGATATCTCCGATCGTGCCGCCTATCTCGGTGATGACGACGTCGGCGTCGGAGTGCTTGCCGACGTTGTAGACGAACTCCTTTATCTCGTTGGTGATATGCGGGATGACCTGAACGGTCGAGCCGAGGTATTCGCCGCGGCGCTCCTTGTTCAGCACATTCCAGTAGACCTTGCCGGTGGTAAGGTTGGAATACTTGTTAAGATCCTCGTCTATGAAGCGCTCGTAATGACCGAGGTCGAGGTCGGTCTCCGCGCCGTCGTCGGTGACGTAGACCTCGCCGTGCTGATACGGGCTCATCGTGCCCGGATCGACGTTGATGTACGGATCGAGCTTCTGCGCCGCGACCTTCAGCCCGCGCGCTTTCAGCAGTCTGCCGAGCGAAGCGGCGGTAATTCCCTTGCCGAGTCCGGAAACGACTCCGCCCGTTACGAAAATATACTTTGTCATACCGATTCCTCCCTGTTCAGGTCTTCTCACGCCTATTCCCATTCCACCGTCGCCGGCGGCTTTGAAGTTATATCGTAGACCACGCGGTTTATCGTTCCGACCTCGTTGGTTATGCGGCGGGAGGCGGCTTCGAGAACGCCGTAAGGCACCCTCGCCCAGTCGGCGGTCATAAAGTCGTCCGTGGTAACGGCGCGGAGCGCGACGGTATGGTCGTAGGTGCGCGCGTCGCCCATAACGCCGACGCTCTGCGTATCGGTCAGCACGGCGAAATACTGGCTCGCCTTCACGCCCGCCGCCTCGAGCTCTTCTCTGAATATCGCGTCGGCGGCGCGGAGGGTATCCGCCTTCTCCTTCGTGATATCGCCGATGA
This region of Clostridia bacterium genomic DNA includes:
- a CDS encoding YgjV family protein, with the translated sequence MNDIIVGNVCSLCAAVTDSISGTQKKHNRMLAFQTLSQVFYGVGTIILKGYSSTVQNGVAILRNFAAMKRIKSKAVEWILILLGVALGIVFNNLGLLGWLPIAANLEYSIAVFQFKENVRLLKIAFIINMLMYLTFSIMIKNYIAAVANVVVAVITAIALIKGEPEAADGSEAEEKNEESQTADEE
- a CDS encoding CTP synthase, whose product is MTKYIFVTGGVVSGLGKGITAASLGRLLKARGLKVAAQKLDPYINVDPGTMSPYQHGEVYVTDDGAETDLDLGHYERFIDEDLNKYSNLTTGKVYWNVLNKERRGEYLGSTVQVIPHITNEIKEFVYNVGKHSDADVVITEIGGTIGDIESQPFIEAARQISLEVGRENSLFIHVTLVPYLHGSEEHKTKPTQHSVKELQGMGVNPNIIILRCDEPLEESIFDKISLFCNVKKDCVIENITLPNLYEAPLMLEKSGFSAVVCRELGLNAGEPDLADWSAMVARIKARPYTVHIGLVGKYVALHDAYLSVAEAMRHAGYYYNTHIKIHWIDSEAVTEENAEETFAGLDGIIVPGGFGGRGVEGMITAAEYAREKRLPYFGICLGMQIAVIEYARNVAGIADANSGEFDENCAHKVIDFMPGQSDEVDKGGTLRLGAYPCDIAPGTTMERCYGTPRISERHRHRYEFNNDYRGVLSECGLTLSGTSPDGLLVETVELTERPFYVGVQYHPEFKSRPNKPHPLFLGFIGAAFRHSGKGE
- a CDS encoding RNA methyltransferase, translated to MPNIIEVTDLSAPGLEDYAKLTERELFHQNKPECGIFIAESPNVIHRALDAGFTPLSLLMERSQIAKTADVLERCGDIPLYTSSMEVLSELTGFKLTRGVLCAMRRKPELSAEEVLRGATRVTVLENVVNPTNLGAIYRSAAALGMDAVLLTPGCCDPLYRRCIRVSMGTVFQTPWAHVGEETTDWPHPGLEILKEHGFKTVAMALKNDSVAIDSPALAAEEKLAIILGTEGDGLAEATVAACDYTVKIPMSHGVDSLNVAAASAIAYWQLGNR
- a CDS encoding amidophosphoribosyltransferase, which produces MGIREECGVFGMMSETPTDAAGLCYYGLYALQHRGQESCGIVVGDGGVFTSRKDLGVVGDVFTPETLASFPKGTIAVAHVRYGTTGGTDRRNCQPIEVNHRKGCMAIAHNGNLSNAAELRSALERSGAIFHTTSDTETIAYIITRERLAAPSTEEAVSRAMDILQGAYSLVIMSPQKLVCARDPHGFRPLCYGKTEDGTYVAASESCALTAVGAEFVRDIEPGEILVFGKDGIESRREHCGKAEKKLCVFEYIYFARPDSVVDGRSVSAARINAGRVLARTHRVNADLVIGVPDSGIDAALGYSRESGIPYDTGLVKNKYVGRTFIAPKGRGDMVSLKLSAVREVVSGKRIVLIDDSIVRGTTCARIVSLLRSAGAKEIHMRVSAPPFRFPCFYGTDIDSRENLIACHHSIPEIAEIIGADSLGYLPVGCLCELAGNSGYCSACFDGRYPTKIPADTRKNRFEQSFSEQFK